A region of Pseudomonas cavernicola DNA encodes the following proteins:
- a CDS encoding F0F1 ATP synthase subunit epsilon, whose translation MAMTVHCDIVSAEGEIFSGLVEMVIAHGNLGDLGIAPGHAPLITDLQPGPIRLIKQGGETEVFYISGGFLEVQPNMVKVLADTVQRAADLDEASAQEAVKAAEKALHDRGAEFDYGSAAARLAEAAAQLRTIQAVRKKFGG comes from the coding sequence ATGGCTATGACAGTCCATTGCGATATCGTCAGCGCGGAAGGCGAGATCTTCTCCGGTCTGGTCGAGATGGTGATAGCGCACGGTAACTTGGGTGATCTCGGTATCGCTCCAGGTCACGCACCGCTGATCACCGATCTCCAGCCGGGGCCGATCCGTCTGATCAAGCAGGGTGGCGAAACCGAGGTGTTTTACATCTCCGGTGGTTTCCTGGAAGTGCAGCCGAACATGGTGAAGGTCTTGGCCGACACCGTGCAGCGGGCAGCCGACCTGGACGAAGCCTCTGCTCAGGAAGCCGTCAAGGCTGCCGAGAAGGCCCTGCATGATAGAGGCGCGGAGTTCGACTACGGTTCCGCCGCTGCCCGTCTGGCCGAGGCTGCAGCTCAGCTGCGGACCATCCAGGCGGTGCGCAAGAAGTTCGGCGGCTAA
- the glmU gene encoding bifunctional UDP-N-acetylglucosamine diphosphorylase/glucosamine-1-phosphate N-acetyltransferase GlmU gives MSLDIVILAAGQGTRMRSALPKVLHPVAGKSMLGHVIDSARQLQPQSIQVVIGHGAEIVRERLAADDLSFVLQAQQLGTGHAVAQALPKLSAENVLILYGDVPLIEVDTLQRLLQQVSAEQLGLLTVDLNDPTGYGRIVRDDKGVVKAIVEHKDATPEQRAICEGNTGILAVPGKRLADWLGRLSNNNAQGEYYLTDVIAMAVADGLVVATEQPLDAMEVQGANDRMQLAELERHYQKRAARQLMAQGVTLRDPARFDVRGEVTVGRDVLIDINVILEGRVLIEDNVEIGPNCVIKNSTLRKGAVVKANSHLDGVELGEGSDAGPFARLRPGSVLGAKAHVGNFVELKNAVLGEGAKAGHLSYLGDAEVGARTNIGAGTITCNYDGANKFKTVMGEDVFIGSNSALVAPVTLGDGSTTGAGSVITADVPANTLAVGRAKQRNIEDWKRPQKIRK, from the coding sequence ATGTCTCTCGATATCGTCATCCTCGCTGCCGGCCAAGGCACGCGCATGCGTTCCGCTCTACCTAAAGTGCTGCATCCGGTCGCCGGTAAATCCATGCTCGGGCATGTCATCGACAGTGCTCGGCAACTACAGCCGCAGAGCATCCAGGTGGTGATCGGCCATGGCGCGGAAATCGTGCGCGAGCGTTTGGCCGCGGACGATCTGAGTTTCGTGCTGCAAGCCCAGCAACTGGGTACCGGCCACGCCGTGGCGCAGGCGCTGCCCAAGCTTTCGGCGGAGAACGTGCTGATCCTGTATGGCGATGTGCCGTTGATCGAGGTCGACACCCTGCAACGCCTGCTGCAACAGGTCAGTGCTGAGCAGCTTGGGCTGCTGACGGTCGATCTGAACGATCCGACCGGCTACGGTCGAATCGTTCGCGACGATAAGGGCGTGGTCAAAGCCATCGTCGAACACAAGGATGCGACACCCGAGCAGCGGGCGATCTGCGAAGGTAATACCGGCATCCTCGCGGTGCCCGGCAAGCGCTTGGCCGACTGGCTCGGCCGTCTGTCGAACAACAACGCCCAGGGCGAGTACTACCTGACCGACGTGATCGCCATGGCGGTGGCTGACGGTCTGGTGGTGGCCACCGAGCAGCCGTTGGATGCCATGGAAGTGCAGGGCGCCAACGACCGTATGCAACTGGCTGAACTCGAGCGGCATTACCAGAAACGCGCGGCCCGCCAACTGATGGCTCAGGGCGTGACCCTGCGTGATCCGGCGCGTTTCGATGTGCGCGGCGAGGTGACGGTGGGCCGCGATGTGCTGATCGACATCAACGTGATCCTCGAAGGCCGTGTGCTCATCGAAGATAACGTCGAGATCGGTCCCAACTGCGTGATCAAAAACAGCACCCTGCGCAAAGGTGCGGTGGTCAAAGCCAACAGCCATCTCGACGGTGTTGAGCTGGGCGAGGGCAGCGATGCCGGACCGTTCGCGCGCTTGCGCCCGGGTTCGGTGCTGGGGGCGAAGGCCCATGTGGGTAATTTCGTCGAATTGAAAAACGCCGTTTTGGGTGAAGGCGCCAAGGCCGGCCACCTGAGTTACTTGGGTGACGCCGAAGTGGGTGCGCGAACCAACATCGGCGCCGGGACCATCACCTGCAACTACGATGGTGCCAACAAGTTCAAGACGGTGATGGGTGAGGACGTGTTCATCGGCTCCAATAGTGCCCTGGTTGCTCCTGTGACCCTGGGCGATGGCTCCACCACTGGCGCCGGCTCGGTGATCACCGCCGATGTCCCAGCCAACACCCTGGCTGTCGGTCGAGCCAAACAGCGCAATATCGAAGACTGGAAGCGCCCACAAAAGATCAGGAAATAA